Below is a genomic region from Methanomethylovorans hollandica DSM 15978.
TCTAATTCCATCATCCAAGATATCCTTATAATAGAAATATCGCTCAGTTCCATTAGTATCTCTTATGAACCCAAATCCTCTGTCATGTTTATATGAATAAATACTACCACATTTCAGATCAAGTTCTTTGAATACAACTTCCGTTTCATAAGGTTGAGTTTCATTATCATGTGTCTCAATTACATATTTAGAGTGAAGCAGTTCATTCAATGCATTGGTATCAGCATCATATTCTAGATTTGGATGTAAAGGCAAACCTTCTAGTATTGATTCCAGCAGATCGATAACGGAGAAATTATCAAAGGATTGTATCCCAAGAAGATCTTTTAGTTTCAAGGCTTTTTTATGCATTTTATTTTCTATTAGTACAAGCATCAAGGAACCAATCATCAGATCGTACTTTTCTTTATTTGACTCGTTGAAATTGTTCTCTAGAAAACCGAAAGTTGTTGCCACCACATTTTTAAATATGTAATAATTCTCGGAATTTATGGCCGACACACAGAATTGTTTCCAGGAGATTATGTCCTCCCATGGTGAAACGACATTGAAATAGAGCCCCAGATCGTAATATACTTCTTCGTTAGTATTAGATTTAAATGCTTCACAGGCTGCATTGTATATGAATTCAGACTTTGGTTCTTTTAGAAATGCTTTTTTAAATTCGCAGGAAGCTTTTTCATGCTCGTTGACTAGTGAATAGAACATTCCTGCCTTGTAATTGAAAGCACTATGTTGAGGATATTTTTGTGCCAGTTCCAATAGTTCAGAAGCTAGGTACGATAACTGTGATAAATTGTTCTTTTTAAGTGAGGAATGATACTGGTCGTTTATCCTGTTCCATTTTCTTTTATCATCCTGTACATTGTTAGTTATAATGCCTGAAGGAAATTCCATTTTTATGTCTTTAAATCTGAGTTCATTTTCTTTTAGATCACCCAGGATCTTACTGATATCCTGCATTAAAGAAAATTGTTCGAATAAATATTCATCTTCATTTGATTTGTTCAAGCTGTCGTTTTTTTCTATAATTACATCTGAAGTGATATTCTGGACTTCGGCAGGGGAGAAACATTCAACTTCCCACATGCCTATGATACGATGAGCTACACCATATACATGTGTTTCATTCTTTATTATGATGTAATCGTTACCGGTAATCTTGACCGATCCCTTTATTTTATCTCCGTTTTGCAAAAGAATAGTTATCTTCTCACTGTTTTTCAGGTAATTATCCAGTTCTTTGAACATCCTAACCACCATTATATTAAGTAGTTACTAAATATAATAATTTTGCTATTTTTAATTGTTATTCTATTCTTTTTTCTGAACAGATGCATGCCGGATCACGATCCACAGA
It encodes:
- a CDS encoding cold-shock protein: MFKELDNYLKNSEKITILLQNGDKIKGSVKITGNDYIIIKNETHVYGVAHRIIGMWEVECFSPAEVQNITSDVIIEKNDSLNKSNEDEYLFEQFSLMQDISKILGDLKENELRFKDIKMEFPSGIITNNVQDDKRKWNRINDQYHSSLKKNNLSQLSYLASELLELAQKYPQHSAFNYKAGMFYSLVNEHEKASCEFKKAFLKEPKSEFIYNAACEAFKSNTNEEVYYDLGLYFNVVSPWEDIISWKQFCVSAINSENYYIFKNVVATTFGFLENNFNESNKEKYDLMIGSLMLVLIENKMHKKALKLKDLLGIQSFDNFSVIDLLESILEGLPLHPNLEYDADTNALNELLHSKYVIETHDNETQPYETEVVFKELDLKCGSIYSYKHDRGFGFIRDTNGTERYFYYKDILDDGIRSQTNTVQWGNEIKVLFEPSTGSEGQYTACKILPYEIMDILLDWPNPSIKKAVYQMLFLI